The Haloplanus sp. GDY1 genomic sequence ACTTCGACACCGGTGAGATCATCGCTCGCCGCGAGGTCGACACGTCGTTTTCCGACACCGGGAAAGATCTTTATCGACGACTCGAAGCGGAACAGTTCGATCTGTTCACGGACGTCTGGCCCGACCTCGTCGCTGGCGACGTGGAGTCGACACCGCAGACGGACGCCGAGGGGACGTACCACACCATCGAGGACTTTCAGCGACTCTGCGAAATCGACCCCGACGAGGAGGTTCGCGCCGGGGACTTTCTGACCCGACTCCGGGCGTTGACGTTCCCGCCGTTCGACAACGCCACCGTAGAAATCGACGGGGAGCGGTATTACGTTGACATCGACGTTCGACCCGCTGAGGAAGGGGACGAGGAGGCACGAGAAGGATTCCTCGAATCCTACTGACAGAGATGCACTCCTGGAGGCGACGAGGGTTTCGTGAAGTGGTCCGTTGCTCCCCAGCACGGAAACAGCCATCCAAGCACCGGGGCTGAGGGAGGAGAGACCCTCGTCTATCCCTCAAGCTCGCACGAATCCAAATCCGACGGTCCAGAACACCATCTGGTAGATTCTCCAGGTTGTATTTGGTTGGGTACCGCAAGGACAATCTATTAGCGTCTCGCCGCGAGGATTGTCGGTTACCCATTTCGTGGCTTCCTCTCAACCAGGTCCGCAAATAGGTCCTCGTACGCTTCGGCCACTGTATCGATCCCGAATGCCGATGCCCGCTTTCGGACGTCGAACGATCTGTCGTCTTCCAACTGCGCCACCATCGAATCTGCCAAGCCATGGACATCGTCGACAGGTACAAGACGTCCGTACGCACCCTCCTCTAAGATTTCAGCTGGACCGCTCTGACAGTCGGTCGCGACGACTTGTGTCCCGCAGGCCATCGCCTCAACGAGGATGTTTCCGAACCCCTCCCAGCGCGAGGGCAAGACGAACAGATCTGCCGAGGCCAAATACGCATAAATGTTGTCGACGAACCCAGGAAAATCGATATCCTCGACGATTCCCAGACTATCGGCAAGCCGACAATATTCCTCCGTCTTCGGTCCCTGACCGGAGATTATCAATCGTAGCTCCCGCGATACGTTTTCCTGTGCGATAGCGAACGCACGAAGCAGCGTCTCGAATCCCTTCTGTTCGATGTGACGGCCAGCCCCGAGAATCACGTCGGCTTCGTCGAACCAGGGATGCTCCGGATCCCGGCTTGCCTGCCGTTTGAGGCGATCCGAGACGATCGGATTGTAGATGACGGTGATATCCTCCCGAGAGAGTCCCATGGTCCGCACTAGATCGTTCCGTACACCTGCGGACACCGCGACACAGTGGTCTGCGTTCTGGTAAACGGATCGGGCAGCCAGGAACAGCAGCACGTCCTTCGTCGATCCAAGCTCACTCGACGGCATATTGTGGACGCTCGGAACGAACGGGATGTCCTCGTTCGTGGCAAGCGCCATGGCCGCTGCGACGTTGTTGTGGGGCATCATCGAATAGAGGAGATCCGGTTCTGCACGCCGCAGGTATCGGTGTAGCGAGGGCACACCGGTGAGGACTCGACGCGCGGAGAGGTCGACGACGTTCACATCCTCGTGGAGTTCACCGAGTAACTGTCCTTCGGCGCTCACGAGGACGAGGTCGACATCGTGCCCACGCTCCACCAACCCCGTCGAGAGGTTCACTGCGACACGTTCAGCCCCCCCGACTCGCAACGATGTCGTCGATATAGCGAGATGCATTCTCTGTCCCGCCGAATGGTTCGGAGCTATTTCTATCGCTCGCATCCTGGACCTATCGTCGCCAGCGTCAGGACACGAGTTCGTCAGATCTGAACAGAAAAGCAACAGTCTTCAATATCGTTCGACATGCTGTAGCCATGACTCGGCGGTTATTGATCCCCGTTATGCCCCATCGGGATCCCTCGTTCGTGGGGCGCCTAGGGACCGCTCTTGAAGAAAGGGGATTCGAGATTGACTATCTTCCGAAAAACGACCGTGCTCTCCGTGAGCTAGCCGAATACGTCCCAGAGTCTCGGATTCTCGCTGACTATCTGGACCACGAACCTCAACGGTCGCTTGAAGAAATCTGTGATAAGGTTGGCATTTCGAGCGTCCGAGATGAAGTGTTCCCGCAGATGGTGTATGACTTTGCCTACTCTGTCCCGAGCTATCGCGCCGATCCTCTCGCCGGACGCGCCGACTTGGACTTCAACCGATACAGACGGCTGCTCCACAAGTCGCTTGACTATTTGGTTGAGTACTATACGAGGACCGACGCCGGCCTCCCAGTGCAACACGTAGGTGGGGAGGTGCTCAGACGAGCCCTCCAGCGCGTCGCGGACGCACACGACGTAGCATCAGTGTGGGTTGGATTCTCTCCGATACCAGGACGAGCGAGCCTCTATCGAGATGAATCGGTAACTTGGGACATGTTCGAAACGAAGCCGTTCGAAGAACTGACGACAGATGAGAGGGAGCGTGCTCGCGAGTTGATTCGGAATACGAGAACGGACTCACCCGTCGTGGGGAGCAACGAAGGTAACTTGGATGGCGACGACGGTTCGGTAGCAGTGGATGTCTACAACAAAATTAAACGTATCACTGCCGAGAGGAAGGAAGTCGTTCCAGAGATCAAACACTGGCTCCAGCACAACGTCGTCAGGCAACTGCTAAAGAGGTACGCAAACTATCGGTATCTCTCTGCGGACGAATCGACCAAATTCATAGACTCTGAAGAGTTCGTGTTTTTCCCGCTGCAGTTCTTTCGAGAGTCACGTGTCACGGTTCGGGCAAAGCCGTTCTACAATCAAAGTTGGCTAGTGGAGTACCTCTTTCGCTCGGTACCCGCGGGATATGAACTCGCTGTGAAGGACCATCCACAGCAACTGGGCTCACAGCCGCGTTCGTGCATCGATGCGATCGCCCGTCACTCGACGGCACTCCATCCGGGCACGAACGCCCACGACGTCGTTGAGGAGGCGTCAGCAATCGTCACGCTGAACAATACCGTCGGATATGAGGCACTCATTCACGGAAAACCCGTCGTCACGTTGGGCGATGCCTTCTACAGCCACCGGGGATACACGTACGACGTAAATAATATGACATCTCTGCCCGAAACCCTAGCAGATGCGGTAGCATCAGACGGGCTGACCGAATCCGAAGTTGTCGAATTCGCTCACGGTATCCTCTCGGGAAGCGTTCCCGGGGTGTGGGGCGATCCTGCGGATGGAAACGTGAGACGTCTAGCCACCTCCATTATTGAGTACATCGCGTAACTTCCGCTACGATGAAAATCGGTCAGACATCCGCAGTTCATTTTCTTTCGCAACTCTCCCTCTCTCTCATGGGGTTCTTAGCGAATCTCTATCTGGCCAACGTCTTGGGTGCGTCGGTCCTCGGGACGTACTTTTTGTCCGTCTCCATTATCATTTGGCTGAGCGTGCTGGGGGATATCGGGATCCACAACGCATTGAAAAAGCGGTTGAGCGAAGGATGCCGGTCTGATCACGTGTGGACCGCGTCGGTCGTCCTGCAACTCGCCACGCTGGTCGTACTCTCCGCGGGCGTCGTTCTATTCAGCGGTTCCTTGAACCGGTACGTGGGTGCACCGATCGCGATGATCGTACTCGTCGCCCTGTGGACGAACGTCGCTTTCGAGTTCGTCAAGGCAACTCTCGACGGTGGTCACAAGGTTCACATATCGAGTCTTCTTGATCCGGCAAACGTGGGGGTTCGCTCGGTCGTGCAGATTGTATTTACCTTCGCTGGCTATCGTCTCTTCGGTCTCTTTTTCGGCTTCGTGCTCGGAGAGATAATCGCCCTCGTCATCGGATTGAAATTCGTAACAAAGCGAGTCACGACCCCAAACCGGACGGACTTTCGACGATTGATCGACTTCGCGAAGTTCTCGTGGATTTCGCCCGTCAAGGGGCGGTCGTTTCTCTCCATGGACACGATCATTCTAGCATGGTTTGTCGCCAACTCACAGATCGGCGTCTACGAGATTGCGTGGAATGTGGCTGCGATCTTCGCTATCTTCACCGCTTCGGTCGGCCGCGCCATGTTTCCCGAAATGAGTCAAGCCTCAACAGAGAATGACGGCGACCGGATCGCGACCTATACCGAACTCTCGCTCTCGTTTTCGGGGTTGTTCATCATTCCAGGACTTGTCGGGAGCGTGCTCCTCGGCGAATTCGTTCTCTCTCTCTACGGTGCCGAGTTCACTGCCGGCTACACCACGCTTATCGTGCTTGTTTGTTCAAGGTTGGTTGCCAGCTTCGAATCTCAGTTCACAAACACGCTCAACGCCGTTGACCGTCCTGAACTCACGATGCGGTCGAACCTCCTGTTCGTTGGGACGAACGCCGTCGCAAACGTCGTGCTGATCGACCAGTTCGGAATCATGGGGGCGGCAGCAGGAACAACGGTTGCGGTACTCCTGAGCGGCGGATACGCATATTCCCTGGCAGTTTCTGAAGTCCCGTTCGTCATCCCGTTCGATGAGTTTGCCCGGCAGGCTGGTTCAGCGGTGATTATGGGCGTCGTCGTCTTCGTTGGGATGGGTCTTGTCCCGTCCACACTGATTTGGAACCTTGGACTGATCTGTCTGGGAGCAATCGTGTATCTCTTCGTGTTGCTGGCCCTCTCCGATACGTTCCGAACGGCCGTTGTCAGCAACGTCCTCTCCTCGGATGTGTAGTACCCGTTATCATGCGAGTGATCTTGATCTCAGTTCTCTGTCATCGAATCCCCACGAGTCACCGTCGCCACCGTTGCCGCCCAATCGAGCGTCGAACTGAAAGCTATTTAGCCCCGTGAGATAGTGAGATGGGGACATGCAAGCAGTCGTACTCGCCGCCGGCGAGGGCACCCGCCTCCGCCCCCTCACGGAGGACAAACCCAAGGGCATGGTCGACGTCGCGGGCAAACCGATCCTCACACATTGCTTCGAACAGCTCGTCGACCTCGGCGCCGAGGAACTCGTCGTCGTCGTCGGCTACCGCAAACAGGACATCATCAGCCACTACGGCGACTCCTTCGGTGACGTCCCCATCACCTACACCCACCAGCGCGAGCAGAAGGGACTGGCCCACGCCCTCCTGACGGTCGAGGAGCACGTCGACGACGACTTCATGCTCATGCTCGGGGACAACGTCTTCCGGGCGAACCTCGGCGACGTGGTGAGCCGTCAGCGCGAAGATCGCGCCGACGCCGCCTTCCTCGTTGAGGAGGTGCCGTGGGAGGAGGCCTCCCGCTACGGCGTCTGTGTCACCAACGACTACGGCGAGATCACGGAGGTGGTCGAGAAGCCCGAGGACCCGCCCTCGAACCTGGTGATGACCGGCTTCTACACGTTCACGCCGGCCATCTTCCACGCCTGCAAACTCGTCCAGCCCTCGAACCGCGGCGAGTACGAGATCAGCGAGGCCATCGACCTGCTCATCCGCTCGGGCCGGACCATCGACGCCATCGGCATCGAAGGGTGGCGGATCGACATCGGCTACCCCGAGGATCGCGACGAAGCGGAGCGACGGATCGAGAACGAGGAGTAAGACCGATCCGACGCAGGTTACGGCGGTACCAGCAGCCTAATAAGAATCTTCGGCGAACGACTCGACGAACCAATGGGACGAGTGTTGTCAAGCCGGGAGTCGATATGAGTGGTCGGCCGCTCACTATCGTCGTTCCGGTGTACAACGACCCGGAAGGGGTCAAGCGAACGCTACACTCTCTAGATTCGCAGTGGGTACCTGACATATCCGTGGCAGTCGTAGATAATGGATCGTCCGACGAGACTCACCGCGTCGTCAAGAACTTCGCCCCGACTCACATCGACCTGTGCTGTCGCTCCGAATCGACCATCCAGTCCTCCTACGCCGCCCGCAACACCGGCATCCGCCACGTCGACGCGGACGTGATCGCTTTCCTTGACGCCGATGTGACCGTGGCTGACAACTATTTTGACCGCGCGCTTGCACACTTGGAGCGTAACGACCTCGATTACCTCGGCTGCCGCGTCGACCTCACCATTCCCGACGGCCAACACACCCGAACCGCCCGATACAACGCCCACACGGGCTTTCCGATCCAGCAGTACCTCGACCGTCACCGCTACGTCCCCACCTGCGCCCTGTTCGTCCGCCGCGAGGTGTTCGCGGACGTAGGCCTGTTCGACCCGCGCCTGATCTCGGGCGGTGACATGGAGTTTGGGAACCGGGTCGACGCCACGGAGTATGATATGGGCTACTGCGCCGATGCCGTCGCCTCCCACCCCGTTCGCACCTCCCTTCGCTCCCTCTACGGCAAGAACGTCCGCGTCGGACGGGGTCACTGCCAGCTCCAGCGGTACTATCCCAAGCGGTACGGCGAGCCGCCGATCCCCCCGCGACACGAGCCTCTCGACGTGGAGACGGCCGACCTGTCGATCGACGACCGCCTCGCCTTCGGCGCCCTTTCGACGGCGATGACGGCGGCCCGGGCGAGCGGCTACGCACGAGAACTCCTGTCGCCGTCCGACACCGGGGCGGACGTGGACGGGCCGCCGTCGCTGTAGCGAACGGTACGGCTTTGTCGGTCGGGCCGTGTTTGCTTGCATGAGCGACATCGCGGACTTCTGGAACGCGTGGAGCGCGGAGACGGCGACGAAGACACGCGAAGCCATCGGAGTGGCCCGCGACCGCAACGCCAGGCGTCTCGAACGAACCGTCGATTGATACTACCGGCTGTACGTCGAGCGAGACGGCGCATCGTGACGCGAGCACGAAAGTGTGAACGCGGCCCGGCTCGTTGAGGGAGTGATCGACAGCGGTACGACCTACTCCTCGACCGTCTCCACCTTCTCCAGCAACCCGGGCGTCAGGAAGGCGTAGAGATACCCTAGTCCCACCGCTCCAGTAAAAACGAAAATCGTCAGAATCTGCAACACGGCGGCCACGGAGGGCTTCGTCACACAGCCCTTCACCCGCCGCGGCACCCGATCCAGAAACAGGAAGCGAAGGTAGTCGGTCTCGTCGCCGTCCTCGTCGGGATACAGCAGGCTCATCACGCGCTTGGAGTAGCCCTGCCAGAACGACCGGGCGACGAGCCAGGTGAACTCCCCGCGGTAGTCGAACAGTTTGTGATCCACCACGGCGTCGTCGGTGTAGACGACGCCCTGGCCGGTCAACTCGCGGATCCGGATACAGACGGGCGCCTCGTGGGCCTGGATGTGTTTGTCGCCGCGGCGGCCGGTGTGGGTGTCGTAGCCGCCGGCCTCGAGGAAGACGTCCCGTCGGAACGAGATGTTCGACCCGTAGCCGTTGCGCACCTCCTCGCCGTCGTCGGCGAAGCCGGGTTCGACGCAGCCGACGAGCCAGTAGAACTCGGCGGGGAAGAAGTCGGGTTTCTCGGTCTGCCAGTCGGGGCGCACGTCGCCGGCGACGGCGACGGCGTCGGTTTCCTCGTAGGTCGACACGAGTTCGGCGATCCAGTCCTCGTGGGCGACGGCGTCGTCGTCGATCATCGCCACGACCTCGCCGGAGGCGAGTTCGGCGCCCTTCGTCCGGGAGTAGGAGATGCCGTGGTTCTCCTCGTTGCAGTGTGTGAGCACGTTCTCGACGTCGCCGAAGTCCTCCAGCACCCGCTCGTAGACGGCCTCGTTGCCGTCGACGACGAGGACGACCTCCAGCGGATCGTACGTCTGTGCGAGGGCGCTCTCGACGGCCTCGGTGAACGCCTCGTACCGATCCATCGCGTACGTACAGACGACGACCGACACCTGCATCGCCCGGACGTTCCGCCGAGGCGAGAATAAGCGTTTTCGTTGGTGGTCGAGCCGTCCTCTCACGGCCGCAATTCGGCACCCAAAGCCGTTCCGGCCATCGAAAGATAACAAGGTTTATGCCCGTAATCCAAGTCCGTTCGGCCAATGAGCGACGATCAGAGTCAGGGGTCCTCGTCGGTCGCAGACCTCTTTTTCGACTGGTATCACGTCCCCACGCTCGTCCTCGTCGTCGCCGGAATGCTCGCCATCCGTCTCCAGGAGTACGACAGCTACGTCCGGGACGGAACGGTGTACTTCTCCGGCAACGACGCCTGGTATCACCTCCGCACGGTCGAGTACACGGTGCGTCACTGGCCGTTCACGATGCCGTACGATCCGTGGACGAACTTCCCGTACGGCACGAACGCCGCCCAGTTCGGGACGCTGTACGACCAGATCATCGCGACGGCGGCGCTGGTCGTCGGCCTCGGCAGCCCGTCGAGCGACCTGATCGCGAAGACGCTGCTGGTCGCCCCGGCGGTGTTCGGCGCGCTCTGTGCCGTGCCCGTCTACGCCGTCGGCAAGCGCCTCGCGGGCCGGACCGCCGGCGTCTTCGGCGCCGTCGTCCTCCTGCTCCTCCCCGGCCAGTTCCTCCAGCGCGGCCTCGTCGGCTTCGCCGACCACAACGTCGCCGAGCCGCTGTTCCAGACCATCGCCGTCCTGGGGCTGATGATCGCCCTCGCCGTGGCCACGCGCGAGAAACCCGTCTGGGAGCTCGTGGTCGACCGGGACCTGGACGCGCTCCGCCGACCGCTCGTCTGGAGCGTCGCCGCCGGCGCGGCGGTCGCGGTCTACATGTGGGTCTGGCCGCCGGGCGTCCTGCTCGTCGGCATCTTCGGCACCTACCTCGTCTACCAGCTCGTCAGCGACTACGTCACCGGCGGCTCCCCCGAACCCGTCGCGTTCGTCGGCGTCGTGTCGATGGTCGTGGCGGCGATCCTGATGCTCCTCCAGTTCGAGGAGGCGAGCTTCGGCCCGACGGACTTCGGCCTCCTCCAGCCGGTCGTGGCGCTCGGCGTCGCCGCCGGCGCCGCCTTCCTCGCGGGGCTGGCGCGCGTCTTCGACGACCGGAACCTCGACCGGGAGTACTACCCGGTCGCCGTCGTCGGCCTGATCGGCGTCGCCGTGGGCGTCGTCGCCGTCGCCCTCCCCGACCTGTTCGGGACGATCCGCACCAACGCCCTCCGCTTCATCGGCTTCAGCGCCGGCGCGGCCACCCGGACCATCGCGGAGGCCCAGCCGTACCTCTCGCCCGACTCCCTCCAGCAGAACGCGATGACGCCGACCGGCCGGATCATGGCCGACTACGGCTTCACCCTCTTCACGGGCGTCGTGGGCGTCATCTGGCTGCTCGCGAAACCGCTGGTGCGTGACGGCGAGACGGAACGTGTCGCCTACGCCGCCGGCTCGCTCGCCCTGCTCGGACTGCTGTTCGTCGTCCCGGCGCCGTTCCAGGCCGTCGCCGACGCCGTCGGCGTCGTCTCCGAACTCGTCGGCGTCGCGCTGGTGGCGCTGATCCTGTTGGGCGCCGTCCTCCAGACCAACTACGACGCCGAGAAGCTCCTCTTCGTCGTCTGGGCGGCCTTCATCACCTCGGCGGCGTTCACGCAGATCCGGTTCAACTACTACCTCGCGCCGGTCGTCGCCGTCGCGAACGCCTACCTGATCGGCCAGCTACTCAACTCGCTCGACCTGCGAGTCGGCTCCGTCGACGCGCTCCGGAACCTGCAGGGGTATCAGGTGCTCGCGGTGCTCGCGGCCGCGATGCTGATGATCACCCCGGTGTTGCTCGTGCCGATGAACGTGCGCAACTCCGGCAACCCGTCGTTCGACCGGAGCAACACCGCCTGGCAGGCGGCACAGGGCGGCGGTCCCGGGGCCATCACCGAGTGGGAGGGGTCGCTCCAGTGGATGGAGTCGAACACCCCCGCGCCCGGCACCTTGGGCGGTGCGAACAACGAGATGGAGTACTACGGCACCTACGACCTGACGGACGACTACGACTACCCGGCGGGTGCCTACGGCGTCCAGTCGTGGTGGGACTACGGCCACTGGATCACCGTTCGCGGCCACCGCATCCCGAACGCCAACCCGTTCCAGCAGGGCGCCACCGACGCCGCGAACTTCCTGCTCGCGGCGAACGAGTCGGCCGCCCAGGAGGCGCTCGGGGAGCGGGATCAGGAGGCGGCCGGCACGCGGTACGTGATGGTCGACTGGCAGATGGTCAACCCGCAGTCGAAGTTCGGGGCGCCGGTCGTCTTCTACGACCGGGGGAACGTCTCCCAGGCCGACTTCTACGGCCCGGTGTACTCCAGCAACCTCCGGAGCCTGTTCTACATGCGTAGCCAGCGGTACTACGAGAGCCTGATGGTGCGCCTGTACGCCTACCACGGGAGCGCGATGCAGCCGCAACCGGTCGTCGTCGACTGGGAGCAGCGACGCGCCGAGACCCAGGCCGGCGAGACGGTCTCCATCCGCGCCGGCCCGCAGGGCCAGAACCGGACGCTGCTCCGCCAGTTCGACAACGTGTCGGCCGCGCGGTCGTACGTCGAGCAGGACGGCTCGGCACAGATCGGTGGCGTCGGCCACTACCCCACCGAGCGGGTGCCGGCGCTCGAACACTACCGGCTGGTGACGGTGAGCGAGTCGAACGCCACCAGTTCCTCGCAGTACCAGGCGTCGGCGCGTCGCACCTTCGCCACGACGGGCGTGCCGCCGTCCTCGCAGACCATCTACGAGCCCTCGTGGGTGAAGACCTTCGAGAAGGTGCCGGGAGCGACGGTCACGGCCGACGACCTGCCCCCGAACACGACGGTTCGCGCGACGGTGCCGATGCACGTCCCGACGACCAACCAGACGTTCAGTTACCGCCAGGAGGCCCGGACGAACGCCGACGGGGAACTCTCGATGACGCTCCCCTACTCCACGACGGGGTACGACGAGTACGGCCCCGAGAACGGGTACACGAACGTCAGCGTCCGCGCGGAGGGGCCGTACCTGCTCCAGACGGCGCTGCTGAACGACAACGGCTCGCTCGTCCAGTACCGCGCCCAGGTCAACGTCAGCGAGGGCCGGGTCAACGGCGACGTCGCCGAGCCGAAGCCGGTGACGTTCGAGGCGCGCAACCCGCTCCAGAACATCTCGCTCAGTCCCGGCAACGACTCCGCCGAGTCGCTCGACCCGGCCGAACCGGTCGCGCCGGCGGACGGGTCGACCGACGGCGAGGATCCCGACGGATCGACCGACAGTGACGCGTCGCCGACCGGACCGTCGGCGCTCCGCGCACCCGATGCCGTCCGGACCTGACGGGATGGAGCGACGCCTCCGTCCCCTGGTCGTCGTCTACCTCAAGGGGATCTGCATGGGGGCGGCCGACGCCGTCCCGGGCGTCTCGGGGGGCACCATCGCCCTCATCACCGGCATCTACGAGCGCCTGATCGCCGCCATCACCGCCGTCACGCCCGAACGGGTGTGGTCGCTCCTGGCCGCGCCGCTGCCGGGCCGCCGCGACGACGCCCGGGCCGCCTTCCGGGCGGTCGACGGCTGGTTTCTCGGCGCACTCGGTGGTGGAGTTCTCACGGCCGTCCTCGTGGCGACGCGGGTGCTCCACGTCGCCCTCGACGCCGAACCGGTCGTCACGTTCGGCTTCTTCTTCGGCCTGATCGCCGCCTCGGCCGTCGTCCTCGCGGGCGAGGCGACCCTCGATACGCCGGGACGGGTCGGCGCCGCCGTCGCCGGCTTCCTCCTGGCCTTCCTCTCGGCCGGGCGCGCGGGGACGGCGCTCCCCTCGACGCCGCTGGTCACCGTCGCCGTCGGCGCCGTCGCCATCAGCGCGATGGTGTTGCCCGGCATCTCGGGGTCGCTCATCCTCGTCATCCTCGGACAGTACGAGTTCCTGATCGAGCGGCTGACGGCCTTCGTCGACGCGCTCCTCGGACTCGTCGTCGGGGGCACCGTCGCCGCCGCCGTCGGCCCCGCGACCACCGTCGTCGCCTTCGGCGTCGGCGCCCTGGTCGGCCTGTTCACCGTCGCCCACGCCGTCCGCTGGGCACTCGACTGCTACCGCCACGCGACGCTCGCCTTCCTCGTGAGCCTCGTCGTGGGCGCGCTCCGCGCCCCGGTCGTCGAGGCGGGCGAGGCGCTGGCGCCCGGGGGGTGGACGACCGACGCGATCCTCGCCTTCGCGCTCGCGGCCGTCGTCGGCGTCGTCCTCGTGGCGGCGCTCGAACGCTACACCGACGGCATCGAGATCTGATCCCGACGGCTCACTCCCGCGTGACCGCCAGGTTCCGCACCTCCGCCCCACACTCCGGACAGACCGTCAGGCGCTGCTCGCTCGCCTCCCGGTGGGCACACGACCGGCACTCGTAGTAGCCGCCCGCCGGAGTGTACGGATCTATGCGATTGTGACTCATACTCACGACGGTCGTACACCGTACAGTCAAATTACTGTTTCGATCGGAGTAGTGAACGTGGACGAGTCGACGGACGTTTGCTCAGTCGTCGAGGCGGGCGACACAGACGAACGTCTCGGGGCGGGACGCCGCGCGCTCGATAGCGAAGCCGGCGTCGGTCTGGAGGGCGACGGCGTCGCCGAGGGCGTAGGTCTCCTCGCGCGGCGGGCCGGCCTCGCCGGCGCCCGCCCGGTCCCAGTCGACGGTGACGAGGCGGCCCCCCGGGCGGAGGACGCGAGCGACCTCGGCCATCGCCTCGGGATCCGCGAACTCGTGGAAGGTCATCGTCGAGACGGCGGCGTCGAGTTCGCCGTCGCCGAACGGCAGGTCGGCGGCGTCCGCCTCGACGAGTTCGACCCCGTCCGGGACGCCCTTCTCGCGGTAGCGGTCGTGCATCTCGGCCTGCACGTCGACGGCGTAGGCCGTCCCGACGTGCGGGGCCAGGTCGTCGGTGTAGAAGCCGGTGCCGCTCCCGAGGTCCGCCACCCGCATGCCCGGATCCGGCGCGAGGAGCGCGTGGAGTTCCTCGCGCGAGCAGTAGCGGTACCGGGTCGCGGCGTCCTCCAGTTTGTCGGCCCGGTCGCTGTCGAAGGTGTGAAAGCCCATACGCCCCGCTGCGTCCGGGTGGGCATAAGTCCCACGTGCGGCGACGGTGCCCCGACGGTAGGGTTAAATCCCCGCCAACCGCTCTTTCGGCCATGGGCGTGACCATCAGGAAACCCACCGCCCGCCAGTGCGAGGACTGTGGCCGGCGGGAGGTCTGGAACGACGCGACGAGCACGTGGCGCATCGCCGTCGACGACGGCGGCGAGCGACTCGTCGGCGAGGTGTACTGCATCCACGAGTGGGACATCAACGGCACGTTCGTCCCCATCGAGGGGGACGCCGCCGACGCCGACGCGTGACCACCACCGCCCTCGTCACCGCGCCGCCGGCGGAGGCGCGGGAACTGGCGCGCCGACTCGTCGACCGGCGACTCGCCGCCTGCGTCAACCTCGTCCCCTGCACCTCGATCTATCGGTGGGAGGGTTCGGTCGCGGAGGACGACGAGGCGATCCTCCTCGCGAAGACGACCGAGGACCGGTTCGACGAACTCGTCGACCGGATCGTCGAGTGGCACTCCTACGACGTACCCTGCGTCGAGCGCGTCGACGTCGCGGACGCCCACGAACCGTTCGCGTCGTGGTGTGCCGAGGCCGTCGCGGAGGAGTGATCACTCGGCGTACGCCGGGTGGGTGTCGCCGACCAGTCGCTCGAACGCCCGGATGGCGACCCCGTGGACCTCGACCAGGACGACGACGCTGGCGACGATGATGGCCACCTGCCGGGGCGTCGAGAGGAGGCCC encodes the following:
- a CDS encoding HEWD family protein, with amino-acid sequence MGVTIRKPTARQCEDCGRREVWNDATSTWRIAVDDGGERLVGEVYCIHEWDINGTFVPIEGDAADADA
- a CDS encoding class I SAM-dependent methyltransferase, which translates into the protein MGFHTFDSDRADKLEDAATRYRYCSREELHALLAPDPGMRVADLGSGTGFYTDDLAPHVGTAYAVDVQAEMHDRYREKGVPDGVELVEADAADLPFGDGELDAAVSTMTFHEFADPEAMAEVARVLRPGGRLVTVDWDRAGAGEAGPPREETYALGDAVALQTDAGFAIERAASRPETFVCVARLDD
- a CDS encoding rubrerythrin-like domain-containing protein, which translates into the protein MSHNRIDPYTPAGGYYECRSCAHREASEQRLTVCPECGAEVRNLAVTRE
- the cutA gene encoding divalent-cation tolerance protein CutA, with the protein product MTTTALVTAPPAEARELARRLVDRRLAACVNLVPCTSIYRWEGSVAEDDEAILLAKTTEDRFDELVDRIVEWHSYDVPCVERVDVADAHEPFASWCAEAVAEE
- a CDS encoding oligosaccharyl transferase, archaeosortase A system-associated, which codes for MSDDQSQGSSSVADLFFDWYHVPTLVLVVAGMLAIRLQEYDSYVRDGTVYFSGNDAWYHLRTVEYTVRHWPFTMPYDPWTNFPYGTNAAQFGTLYDQIIATAALVVGLGSPSSDLIAKTLLVAPAVFGALCAVPVYAVGKRLAGRTAGVFGAVVLLLLPGQFLQRGLVGFADHNVAEPLFQTIAVLGLMIALAVATREKPVWELVVDRDLDALRRPLVWSVAAGAAVAVYMWVWPPGVLLVGIFGTYLVYQLVSDYVTGGSPEPVAFVGVVSMVVAAILMLLQFEEASFGPTDFGLLQPVVALGVAAGAAFLAGLARVFDDRNLDREYYPVAVVGLIGVAVGVVAVALPDLFGTIRTNALRFIGFSAGAATRTIAEAQPYLSPDSLQQNAMTPTGRIMADYGFTLFTGVVGVIWLLAKPLVRDGETERVAYAAGSLALLGLLFVVPAPFQAVADAVGVVSELVGVALVALILLGAVLQTNYDAEKLLFVVWAAFITSAAFTQIRFNYYLAPVVAVANAYLIGQLLNSLDLRVGSVDALRNLQGYQVLAVLAAAMLMITPVLLVPMNVRNSGNPSFDRSNTAWQAAQGGGPGAITEWEGSLQWMESNTPAPGTLGGANNEMEYYGTYDLTDDYDYPAGAYGVQSWWDYGHWITVRGHRIPNANPFQQGATDAANFLLAANESAAQEALGERDQEAAGTRYVMVDWQMVNPQSKFGAPVVFYDRGNVSQADFYGPVYSSNLRSLFYMRSQRYYESLMVRLYAYHGSAMQPQPVVVDWEQRRAETQAGETVSIRAGPQGQNRTLLRQFDNVSAARSYVEQDGSAQIGGVGHYPTERVPALEHYRLVTVSESNATSSSQYQASARRTFATTGVPPSSQTIYEPSWVKTFEKVPGATVTADDLPPNTTVRATVPMHVPTTNQTFSYRQEARTNADGELSMTLPYSTTGYDEYGPENGYTNVSVRAEGPYLLQTALLNDNGSLVQYRAQVNVSEGRVNGDVAEPKPVTFEARNPLQNISLSPGNDSAESLDPAEPVAPADGSTDGEDPDGSTDSDASPTGPSALRAPDAVRT
- a CDS encoding DUF368 domain-containing protein gives rise to the protein MPSGPDGMERRLRPLVVVYLKGICMGAADAVPGVSGGTIALITGIYERLIAAITAVTPERVWSLLAAPLPGRRDDARAAFRAVDGWFLGALGGGVLTAVLVATRVLHVALDAEPVVTFGFFFGLIAASAVVLAGEATLDTPGRVGAAVAGFLLAFLSAGRAGTALPSTPLVTVAVGAVAISAMVLPGISGSLILVILGQYEFLIERLTAFVDALLGLVVGGTVAAAVGPATTVVAFGVGALVGLFTVAHAVRWALDCYRHATLAFLVSLVVGALRAPVVEAGEALAPGGWTTDAILAFALAAVVGVVLVAALERYTDGIEI